A window of the Phaseolus vulgaris cultivar G19833 chromosome 5, P. vulgaris v2.0, whole genome shotgun sequence genome harbors these coding sequences:
- the LOC137835670 gene encoding BTB/POZ domain-containing protein At3g44820 codes for MAPTGKLSGFRREGTDWFCNGGLPSDITVSIEGVTFHLHKFPLVSKSGKIAKAHDEFKDIDMKTLKMVLEDFPGGPDTFLIAAKFCYGYRVELTARNVVLVHCAAEYLEMTDEFGEGNLLSKSESFFHKNTLRSWKDCILALQSSEPVLPRAEKLQLVGKCLNALSMMVCTDPSLFGWPMKMYGSFQSPGGSILWNGINTGARIRSSESDWWFEDISYLSVSLFERLIKTMQARGIRPENLAGAIMYYSRKHLPGLGRWQGGQGGKTRTVASFSLTPATVDQRVLLESIEKLLPDKKGKSYCRFLLGLLRVALILNVTQTCKDSLERRIGMQLELATLDSLLIPTYSDSDALYNTECIEQIVHYFISTESNLTAFSPSSRDQQTPASPSSESLRKVSKLMDSYIAEIASDVNLKPGKIRRLADALPESSRLLHDGLYRALDIYFKAHPWLSDREKEELCNIIDYQKLSIHACAHASQNDRLPLRVVLQVLFFEQLHLRTALAGCLNALDGEIAPAAPVPVTGLVETAGEIVQRDGWVTVVRENQVLKVDMDRMSSRVGELEEEFSKIKQEMKSVAKSHSSRSSPRLVARKIGCKLVPRPSDAQPESLNRTGSTPRASIEWARRSLKSKNSESFT; via the exons ATGGCTCCTACTGGGAAGCTTTCCGGGTTTCGTCGAGAAGGCACTGATTG GTTCTGCAATGGGGGACTGCCAAGTGATATCACTGTTTCCATCGAGGGTGTCACTTTCCATCTTCATAAG TTTCCTCTTGTGTCTAAAAGTGGAAAAATTGCTAAAGCACATGACGAGTTCAAGGATATCGACATGAAGACTCTGAAGATGGTGCTGGAAGATTTTCCTGGTGGTCCTGACACTTTCTTAATTGCAGCCAAATTCTGTTACGGGTATCGTGTGGAACTGACAGCCAGAAATGTAGTATTGGTTCACTGTGCTGCAGAATACCTTGAAATGACAGATGAATTTGGAGAAGGTAACTTGTTGTCAAAATCAGAGAGTTTTTTCCATAAAAACACATTGCGCAGCTGGAAAGATTGCATTTTGGCTCTCCAAAGTTCCGAGCCTGTTCTACCTAGAGCTGAAAAGCTTCAGTTAGTGGGCAAGTGTTTGAATGCTTTATCTATGATGGTTTGTACGGATCCAAGTTTGTTTGGATGGCCCATGAAGATGTATGGGAGTTTTCAGAGCCCTGGTGGAAGCATTCTTTGGAACGGCATAAATACTGGTGCCAGAATTAGGAGCTCAGAATCTGATTGGTGGTTTGAAGACATCTCATATCTCAGTGTGAGTTTGTTTGAGAGGCTAATTAAGACGATGCAAGCAAGAGGTATAAGACCTGAAAACCTAGCAGGTGCCATAATGTACTATTCTAGAAAGCACTTGCCAGGTCTAGGTCGATGGCAGGGTGGTCAAGGTGGCAAGACCAGAACAGTTGCAAGTTTCAGCTTGACGCCTGCCACAGTTGATCAGAGGGTTCTGTTGGAAAGCATTGAGAAGCTTCTTCCTGACAAGAAGGGGAAATCTTATTGCCGTTTCCTGCTGGGACTTCTTCGTGTGGCTTTGATATTGAATGTCACCCAAACTTGCAAGGATTCTTTGGAGAGGAGAATAGGGATGCAATTAGAACTTGCAACTTTGGATAGTCTTCTAATTCCTACCTATTCAGATTCAGATGCATTATATAACACTGAATGTATTGAACAGATAGTCCATTATTTTATATCTACAGAATCAAATTTAACTGCCTTTTCTCCTTCATCACGTGACCAGCAAACGCCAGCATCACCATCATCTGAGTCTTTGAGGAAGGTTTCGAAGTTGATGGATAGCTACATTGCAGAAATTGCTTCAGATGTTAATTTAAAACCGGGAAAGATACGCAGACTTGCAGATGCCCTCCCTGAGTCGTCAAGATTATTGCATGATGGGCTTTACAGGGCACTGGATATATATTTCAAG GCTCATCCTTGGCTCTCTGATAGAGAGAAGGAAGAACTATGCAACATCATTGACTACCAGAAACTTTCAATCCATGCTTGTGCTCATGCATCCCAAAATGACAGGTTACCCCTCAGAGTTGTTCTTCAAGTGCTGTTCTTTGAACAACTGCATTTGAGAACAGCATTAGCTGGATGTCTCAATGCATTGGATGGTGAGATCGCTCCAGCGGCTCCCGTTCCTGTAACCGGCTTAGTTGAAACGGCCGGTGAAATTGTACAAAGAGATGGGTGGGTGACTGTTGTGCGTGAAAACCAGGTTTTAAAGGTGGATATGGATAGGATGAGTTCTAGAGTTGGAGAACTTGAAGAAGAGTTCAGTAAAATAAAGCAAGAAATGAAAAGTGTGGCAAAATCTCACAGCTCCCGAAGCTCCCCTCGGTTGGTTGCCAGGAAAATTGGGTGTAAGCTTGTTCCTCGGCCTTCAGATGCTCAACCAGAATCCCTCAATCGCACCGGATCCACACCAAGAGCATCCATTGAATGGGCACGGCGTTCCCTTAAGTCCAAGAACTCAGAAAGTTTTACTTGA